One genomic window of Polyangium aurulentum includes the following:
- a CDS encoding radical SAM protein, with protein sequence MSRIAIVFPPIRVSRDFIDYPYFADLGAVQAAAVLRAAGYEVNLVDALALPGATLTPEDEGHVRLGASVEATLAAVREADALLVAFTPFHRPPSRDPLLAALLERLRLRAPDAPIVLADLYQSGQHVVDAPPAEVLAAYPEIDALLRHEAEDELAPLFARLLGEGRPARAFALAGKEPGPLDALPLPAWDLVDLAAYFRFHEDVVRGLGRPSWAFPIDGRALPILTTRGCPYRCVHCSSNPTSRDEGRLVAPKTQRRYSPGYLDRLLGDLAARGAGRVHLLDELVNVNERHFDAVLELCEKHDLRFEIPNGVRADYVLPRHVEAMKGRMTTLSVSAESGVQRVVDEVVDKQLDLAKIREAASLAQGAGLPMLVHFMIGLPGETRAEINGTLSFALDLHEATGAWPSVQFATPLPGTRLARIAKDRGRVLPVVQDWGPHFQKAPSIETDDVSLEELRRFKWTFDQRLSASQGPKKVIMNVTYKCNNRCTFCATGTRSQFDGNLDRQRELLVKYRKLGVHLLDFDGGEPTLNPNLFTLVSFARKIGYERINVTTNARMSSYPAYAERLVRSGVTSILTSIHGPDAQTHAQNVGVAEAFDQTVAGVKNFVRLAPPGVELGANITLTKSNHKKLFATAELVFDLGLRWFNIQFLTPFGRATSSVCPDTEEAAREAMRVIDAFRDRMKLQIINLPFCFMPGYEEFLTGDMLKLERHMLFVNNEEVNLFQYLRERRVKKPVCEACPHAIFCGGFYELEDVPEPTWLIQPEDLVRPIARDVPRPY encoded by the coding sequence ATGTCCCGCATCGCGATCGTCTTCCCTCCGATCCGCGTCTCGCGCGACTTCATCGACTACCCCTACTTCGCCGACCTCGGCGCCGTCCAGGCCGCAGCGGTCCTGCGCGCGGCGGGTTACGAAGTCAACCTCGTTGATGCCCTCGCCCTGCCCGGCGCCACCCTCACGCCCGAGGACGAGGGCCACGTCCGACTCGGCGCGAGCGTCGAGGCCACGCTCGCCGCGGTCCGGGAGGCCGACGCGCTCCTCGTCGCGTTCACCCCGTTCCATCGGCCGCCCTCGCGCGATCCGCTCCTCGCGGCGCTCCTCGAGCGGCTGCGCCTGCGCGCGCCCGACGCGCCGATCGTGCTCGCCGACCTCTACCAGAGCGGCCAGCACGTCGTCGACGCCCCGCCCGCCGAGGTGCTCGCCGCCTACCCCGAGATCGACGCGCTCCTGCGCCACGAGGCGGAAGACGAGCTCGCCCCGCTCTTCGCTCGCCTGCTCGGCGAAGGCCGCCCCGCGCGTGCGTTTGCGCTCGCTGGCAAGGAGCCGGGTCCGCTCGATGCGCTGCCGCTGCCGGCGTGGGACCTCGTCGATCTCGCGGCCTACTTCCGCTTCCACGAGGACGTCGTGCGCGGGCTCGGCCGGCCGAGCTGGGCGTTCCCGATCGATGGCCGCGCGCTGCCGATCCTGACGACCCGCGGCTGCCCCTACCGCTGCGTTCACTGCTCCTCGAACCCCACCTCGCGCGACGAAGGCCGCCTCGTCGCGCCGAAGACGCAGCGCCGCTACTCGCCCGGCTACCTCGATCGCCTCCTCGGCGATCTCGCCGCGCGCGGCGCGGGGCGCGTTCACTTGCTCGACGAGCTCGTCAACGTGAACGAGCGGCACTTCGACGCCGTCCTCGAGCTCTGCGAGAAGCACGATCTGCGGTTCGAGATCCCGAACGGCGTGCGCGCAGACTACGTCCTGCCGCGCCACGTCGAGGCCATGAAGGGGCGCATGACCACGCTCAGCGTCAGCGCCGAGAGCGGCGTGCAGCGCGTGGTCGACGAGGTCGTCGACAAGCAGCTCGACCTCGCGAAGATCCGCGAGGCGGCCTCGCTCGCGCAGGGGGCGGGCTTGCCGATGCTCGTGCACTTCATGATCGGCCTTCCGGGCGAGACCCGGGCCGAGATCAACGGCACGCTCTCCTTCGCGCTCGATCTGCACGAGGCGACGGGCGCATGGCCGAGCGTGCAGTTCGCGACGCCGCTGCCGGGCACGCGCCTCGCCCGGATCGCGAAGGACCGCGGGCGCGTCCTGCCCGTCGTGCAGGACTGGGGACCGCACTTCCAGAAGGCGCCGTCGATCGAGACCGACGACGTCTCGCTCGAGGAGCTGCGGCGCTTCAAGTGGACGTTCGATCAGCGCCTCTCGGCCTCGCAGGGACCGAAGAAGGTGATCATGAACGTCACCTACAAGTGCAACAACCGCTGCACCTTCTGCGCGACGGGCACGCGCTCGCAGTTCGACGGCAACCTCGACAGGCAGCGCGAGCTGCTCGTGAAGTACAGAAAGCTCGGCGTCCACCTGCTCGACTTCGACGGCGGCGAGCCCACGCTGAACCCGAACCTCTTCACGCTCGTCTCGTTCGCCCGCAAGATCGGCTACGAGCGCATCAACGTCACCACCAACGCGCGCATGTCGAGCTACCCCGCGTACGCCGAGCGGCTCGTGCGCTCGGGGGTGACCTCGATCCTCACCAGCATCCACGGCCCCGACGCGCAGACGCACGCGCAGAACGTGGGCGTCGCCGAGGCGTTCGATCAGACCGTGGCGGGCGTCAAAAACTTCGTGCGCCTCGCGCCCCCCGGCGTCGAACTCGGCGCCAACATCACGCTCACCAAGTCGAACCACAAGAAGCTCTTCGCGACGGCCGAGCTCGTCTTCGACCTCGGCCTGCGCTGGTTCAACATCCAGTTCCTCACGCCGTTCGGCCGCGCCACCAGCTCGGTCTGTCCCGACACCGAAGAGGCGGCGCGCGAGGCCATGCGCGTGATCGACGCCTTCCGCGACCGCATGAAGCTGCAGATCATCAACCTGCCCTTCTGCTTCATGCCGGGCTACGAGGAGTTCCTCACGGGCGACATGCTCAAGCTCGAGCGGCACATGCTCTTCGTGAACAACGAGGAGGTGAACCTCTTCCAGTACCTGCGCGAGCGGCGCGTGAAGAAGCCCGTCTGCGAGGCGTGCCCGCACGCGATCTTCTGCGGCGGCTTCTACGAGCTCGAGGACGTCCCCGAGCCGACGTGGCTCATCCAGCCCGAAGACCTCGTCCGCCCCATCGCGCGCGACGTGCCTCGACCATATTAG
- a CDS encoding family 1 encapsulin nanocompartment shell protein — protein sequence MPTDLLKRELAPILPEAWEAIDAEARRVLELNLTARKLVDFRGPFGWEYASVSTGRLRMLSQQPVPDVSVGVRAVQPLVELRTPILLDSMELDTVARGADDADLSPVLAAAEKIARAEDGAIFNGYGEGNIAGIIPSSPHPPVRVPAVQAWPLAVVTAKEILRAAGISGPYALALGRREYDELAAGTEDGYPILKRIERQLVDGPVVWAPAIEGAVLMSVRGGDFELTVGQDLSIGYAYHERQKIELYLTESFTFRVLEPAAAVALRRT from the coding sequence ATGCCTACTGATCTTCTCAAGCGCGAGCTGGCGCCCATCCTGCCGGAGGCGTGGGAGGCCATCGACGCCGAGGCGCGGCGCGTCCTCGAGCTGAACCTGACGGCGCGCAAGCTCGTCGATTTCCGCGGCCCGTTTGGCTGGGAATACGCGTCCGTGAGCACCGGCCGCCTGCGCATGCTCTCGCAGCAGCCCGTGCCCGATGTCTCCGTCGGGGTGCGCGCGGTGCAGCCGCTCGTCGAGCTGCGCACGCCGATCCTCCTCGACAGCATGGAGCTCGACACCGTGGCGCGCGGCGCCGACGACGCCGATCTGTCGCCCGTGCTCGCGGCCGCCGAGAAGATCGCGCGGGCCGAGGACGGCGCAATCTTCAATGGCTATGGCGAGGGAAACATCGCGGGCATCATTCCCTCGAGCCCGCACCCGCCCGTGCGCGTGCCCGCCGTGCAGGCCTGGCCCCTCGCCGTGGTGACGGCGAAGGAGATCCTGCGCGCTGCCGGCATATCGGGTCCGTACGCGCTCGCCCTGGGCCGGCGCGAATACGACGAGCTCGCGGCGGGCACCGAGGACGGCTATCCGATCTTGAAGCGCATCGAGCGGCAGCTCGTCGACGGCCCGGTCGTTTGGGCGCCGGCGATCGAGGGCGCGGTGCTCATGTCCGTGCGCGGGGGCGACTTCGAGCTCACCGTGGGACAGGATCTCTCGATCGGGTACGCGTACCACGAACGTCAGAAGATCGAGCTTTATCTCACGGAATCATTCACCTTCCGGGTGCTCGAGCCCGCGGCCGCAGTGGCATTGCGCAGGACCTGA
- a CDS encoding encapsulin-associated ferritin-like protein: protein MGSESWHEPYESLPAKTRDLHRAIVSLMEELEAIDWYGQRAAVCEDDSLRAVLLHNREEEIEHAMMNLEWIRRNEPLFDKYIRTYLLKSEPITEIEEQETNGNGGAQGGNGSSGTRPMGGGSNRGLGIGSLRGK from the coding sequence ATGGGGAGTGAATCCTGGCACGAGCCGTACGAGAGCCTTCCTGCGAAGACACGCGACCTGCACCGCGCGATCGTCTCGCTGATGGAGGAGCTCGAGGCGATCGACTGGTACGGCCAGCGGGCCGCTGTCTGCGAAGACGACTCGCTGCGCGCCGTCCTCCTGCACAACCGAGAGGAGGAGATCGAGCACGCGATGATGAACCTGGAGTGGATCCGGCGGAATGAACCGTTATTCGACAAATATATTCGAACCTATCTGCTGAAGAGCGAGCCCATCACCGAGATCGAGGAGCAGGAGACGAACGGCAACGGCGGCGCCCAAGGCGGCAATGGCAGCTCGGGGACGCGGCCCATGGGCGGCGGCAGCAACCGGGGACTCGGAATCGGGAGCCTGAGGGGGAAGTGA
- a CDS encoding MGH1-like glycoside hydrolase domain-containing protein, which yields MPSSRTEEHHRLVQERERVVRWKHWGPYLAERAWGTVREDYSAGGDAWNHFPHDHARSRAYRWNEDGLAGICDRDQILCLSLALWNGEDPILKERLFGLSGPEGNHGEDVKEVYYYEDATPTYSYLRYLYKYPHRRFPYEELIAGGRARGADEPELELWDLGVFDENRYFDVTVEYAKRAQNDILMVITVENRGPEDRTIHVLPHLWYRNTWSWDEVVVGPPEIHPGPRGPGHVSLRAVHRELGAMHLYVEGEDTELLFTNNESNNERLFGTRSRTPYVKDGFHARVVDGDTSRVNPEQRGSKAAAWRILNVPAGGRAQVRARLCADHDGTPFGETEGLLEKRKAEADEFYAHVQGPTMSPERRAIQRQAAAGMLWSMQYYNYDVDTWLRGDALPPPATRLRGRNWDWRHLSVADIISMPDKWEYPWFAAWDTAFHALSMASVDIEFAKSQLKLMVKEWYQHPSGQIPAYEWEFGDLNPPVHAWAAYQIYKIERKQRGVGDKLFLERMFHKLLINFAWWVNKRDVEGNNVFEGGFLGLDNISVFDRSEPPPPGMKLEQADATAWMAMYCIDLMRIALELAMDNSAYEDLANKFFEHFLRIAYTFHHADPPEIPLWDEDAGFYFDILTEGNRPRHLPVRSMVGLVPLFAVHVIGPEVYRKLDNFRRRMEWFLGKYPHLAESLVKRPDGRYVLTAVPPGKLERVLGHLFSEDEFLSPHGPRSLSKEHARRPLVLVRDGRRMEIGYEPGESLSRMKGGNSNWRGPVWFPTGYMLYRSILRLEHGFGDILRVPATKTHGPRSLREAADEIAARLVSIFERGPDGRRPVHGRKDLFQYDPHFRDNLLFYEYFHGDSGEGLGASHQTGWTGLVGDLVLRLERRRRDTDL from the coding sequence ATGCCGTCGTCGAGGACCGAGGAGCATCATCGGCTCGTCCAGGAGCGCGAGCGCGTCGTGCGGTGGAAGCACTGGGGGCCGTACCTGGCCGAGCGCGCGTGGGGGACGGTGCGCGAGGACTACAGCGCCGGCGGTGACGCGTGGAATCACTTCCCGCACGATCACGCGCGCAGCCGCGCCTATCGCTGGAACGAGGACGGGCTCGCCGGCATTTGCGATCGCGACCAGATCCTCTGCCTGTCGCTCGCGCTGTGGAACGGCGAGGACCCGATCCTGAAGGAGCGCCTCTTCGGCCTCTCGGGTCCGGAGGGCAATCACGGCGAGGACGTCAAAGAGGTCTATTATTACGAGGACGCGACGCCGACCTACAGCTATCTGCGCTATCTCTACAAGTATCCGCACCGCCGCTTCCCTTACGAGGAGCTCATCGCGGGCGGCCGGGCGCGGGGCGCGGACGAGCCCGAGCTCGAGCTGTGGGATCTCGGCGTGTTCGACGAAAACCGTTACTTCGACGTCACCGTCGAATACGCGAAGCGCGCCCAGAACGACATCCTGATGGTGATCACGGTCGAGAACCGTGGCCCCGAGGATCGGACGATCCACGTATTGCCGCACCTCTGGTATCGCAATACCTGGTCGTGGGACGAGGTGGTCGTGGGGCCGCCGGAGATCCACCCCGGCCCGCGCGGCCCTGGCCACGTGAGCCTGCGGGCCGTGCACCGCGAGCTCGGGGCCATGCACCTGTACGTCGAGGGCGAGGACACCGAGCTGCTCTTCACGAACAACGAATCGAACAACGAGCGGCTCTTCGGCACGCGGTCGCGGACGCCCTACGTGAAAGACGGGTTTCACGCGCGGGTGGTCGATGGGGACACGAGCCGCGTCAATCCCGAGCAGCGCGGCTCGAAGGCGGCCGCGTGGCGCATCCTGAACGTGCCCGCGGGCGGCCGGGCGCAGGTGCGGGCGCGGCTCTGCGCGGATCACGACGGGACGCCGTTCGGCGAGACCGAGGGATTGCTGGAGAAGCGTAAAGCCGAGGCGGACGAGTTCTACGCGCACGTGCAAGGCCCGACCATGTCGCCCGAGCGCCGCGCGATTCAAAGGCAGGCCGCGGCCGGGATGCTGTGGTCGATGCAGTATTACAATTACGACGTCGACACCTGGCTGCGGGGCGACGCATTGCCGCCGCCCGCCACGCGCCTGCGGGGCCGCAACTGGGACTGGCGGCACCTGTCGGTCGCCGACATCATCTCGATGCCCGACAAGTGGGAATACCCCTGGTTCGCGGCCTGGGACACCGCCTTCCACGCGCTCTCGATGGCCTCGGTGGACATCGAGTTCGCGAAATCGCAGCTCAAGCTGATGGTGAAGGAGTGGTACCAGCACCCGAGCGGGCAGATCCCGGCGTACGAATGGGAGTTCGGCGACCTGAACCCGCCGGTGCACGCGTGGGCTGCGTACCAGATCTACAAGATCGAGCGAAAGCAGCGCGGCGTGGGGGACAAGCTCTTTCTCGAGCGCATGTTCCACAAGCTCCTGATCAACTTCGCGTGGTGGGTGAACAAGCGCGACGTCGAGGGGAACAACGTCTTCGAGGGCGGCTTTCTGGGGCTCGACAACATCTCCGTCTTCGACCGCAGCGAGCCGCCGCCGCCAGGGATGAAGCTCGAGCAGGCCGACGCGACGGCGTGGATGGCGATGTATTGCATCGACCTCATGCGCATCGCGCTCGAGCTGGCGATGGACAACTCGGCTTACGAGGATCTCGCCAACAAGTTCTTCGAGCACTTTTTACGCATCGCATACACCTTCCACCACGCCGATCCGCCCGAGATTCCGCTCTGGGACGAGGACGCGGGGTTCTATTTCGACATCCTCACCGAGGGCAACCGGCCGCGGCACCTGCCGGTTCGCTCGATGGTGGGGCTCGTGCCGCTGTTCGCGGTGCACGTGATCGGACCCGAGGTGTATCGCAAGCTCGACAATTTCCGGCGCCGGATGGAGTGGTTTCTCGGGAAATACCCGCACCTGGCCGAATCGCTGGTCAAGCGCCCCGACGGGCGATACGTGCTCACCGCGGTGCCGCCGGGCAAGCTCGAACGGGTGCTCGGGCACCTGTTCTCGGAGGACGAGTTCCTCTCGCCGCACGGCCCGCGATCGCTCTCGAAGGAGCACGCGCGCAGGCCCTTGGTGCTCGTGCGCGACGGGCGGCGGATGGAGATTGGCTACGAGCCGGGCGAGTCGCTCTCGCGCATGAAGGGCGGCAACTCGAACTGGCGCGGGCCGGTCTGGTTTCCGACGGGATACATGCTCTACCGCTCGATTTTGCGGCTCGAGCACGGCTTCGGCGACATCCTGCGCGTGCCGGCCACGAAGACGCACGGGCCGCGGTCGCTACGCGAGGCGGCGGACGAGATCGCGGCGCGCCTCGTCTCCATCTTCGAGCGCGGACCCGACGGCCGGCGCCCCGTCCACGGGCGCAAGGATCTCTTCCAGTACGACCCTCACTTCCGCGACAACCTGCTCTTTTACGAGTACTTCCACGGCGACTCGGGCGAGGGGCTCGGGGCTTCGCACCAGACGGGGTGGACGGGGCTCGTGGGCGACCTCGTGCTGAGGCTCGAGCGGCGGAGGCGGGATACCGATCTTTGA
- a CDS encoding ZIP family metal transporter has product MSLLPGISILSLAVLLGGLAAVWREQGRRAMPGIRTFATVAAASIALLHLLPEAIEDAGWGTLGAAAAGFFVPALLERIGPGHEAGARRTTAATLWMAYAAVLVHQMAESAAVASLARAGELSAAIVLAIAGHTVPLAMVVAIRVLEMRRPEEATSWRAAVLALVGLALATMVGGLSGDVLGGERVGPIKPWLIAGVAGLLLHAVSHEMRPHEARSLRGRIGSTAAGLLGLLLAIVGIDGSDGWVGEVPWPLRVVGLAAMAAMVVALCFSTRRASDHHAGAAH; this is encoded by the coding sequence GTGTCGCTCCTTCCCGGGATCAGCATCCTTTCGCTCGCCGTCCTGCTCGGCGGGCTGGCCGCCGTGTGGCGCGAGCAGGGGCGGCGCGCGATGCCGGGCATCCGGACGTTCGCCACGGTGGCGGCCGCTTCGATCGCGCTGCTCCACCTGCTCCCCGAGGCGATCGAGGACGCGGGGTGGGGCACGCTCGGGGCCGCGGCGGCGGGCTTCTTCGTGCCCGCCTTGCTCGAGCGGATCGGGCCCGGGCACGAGGCGGGCGCGCGCCGCACGACGGCCGCGACGCTGTGGATGGCGTACGCGGCGGTGCTCGTGCACCAGATGGCCGAGAGCGCGGCCGTCGCGTCGCTCGCGCGCGCAGGCGAGCTCTCGGCCGCGATCGTGCTGGCGATCGCGGGGCACACGGTGCCGCTCGCGATGGTGGTGGCGATCCGGGTGCTCGAGATGCGCCGCCCCGAGGAGGCGACGAGCTGGCGCGCGGCGGTGCTTGCGCTCGTGGGCCTGGCGCTCGCGACGATGGTGGGCGGGCTGTCGGGCGACGTCCTCGGGGGCGAGCGCGTGGGGCCGATCAAGCCGTGGCTCATCGCAGGCGTCGCGGGGCTGCTCTTGCACGCGGTCTCGCACGAGATGCGGCCGCACGAGGCGCGCAGCTTGAGGGGCCGCATCGGCTCGACGGCGGCGGGGCTGCTCGGGCTCCTGCTCGCGATCGTGGGGATCGACGGCAGCGACGGGTGGGTGGGCGAGGTGCCCTGGCCGCTGCGCGTGGTCGGCCTCGCGGCGATGGCGGCGATGGTCGTGGCGCTTTGCTTCTCGACGCGGCGCGCGTCCGATCATCACGCCGGCGCTGCGCATTGA
- a CDS encoding histidine phosphatase family protein encodes MTNLYLIRHAEGVVNTERIVGGMRGDVGLTPLGVSQAERLRDRLSASREIVADTLMASTFARARQTAEIIAPAIDLPLTLDDDLQELRPGDADGMKIEHAVTRFAVPDFDRDPFRPISPNGESWAHFMFRVFATLDRITREQADRTVVLVTHGGFIDGAFSYFLGMNPLGPAPIGFATRHVSITHWQRKARWNKPEGWHLVSYNDATHLAEKRK; translated from the coding sequence GTGACGAACCTCTACCTCATCCGCCACGCCGAGGGCGTGGTCAACACCGAGCGCATCGTCGGCGGCATGCGCGGCGATGTCGGGCTGACGCCGCTCGGGGTCTCCCAGGCCGAGCGGCTGCGCGACAGGCTCTCCGCCTCGCGCGAGATCGTGGCGGACACGCTCATGGCGAGCACGTTCGCGCGCGCGCGGCAGACGGCCGAGATCATCGCGCCCGCCATCGACCTGCCCCTCACGCTCGACGACGATCTACAGGAGCTGCGGCCCGGCGACGCCGACGGAATGAAGATCGAGCACGCCGTCACGCGCTTCGCGGTGCCCGACTTCGACCGCGACCCGTTCCGGCCCATCTCCCCGAACGGCGAGAGCTGGGCCCATTTCATGTTCCGCGTCTTCGCCACCCTCGACCGGATCACGCGCGAGCAGGCGGACAGGACCGTCGTGCTCGTCACCCACGGCGGATTCATCGACGGGGCATTCTCGTATTTCCTCGGGATGAATCCGCTCGGGCCGGCGCCGATCGGCTTCGCGACGCGCCACGTATCCATCACCCACTGGCAGCGAAAAGCGCGCTGGAACAAGCCCGAGGGCTGGCACCTCGTCTCCTACAACGACGCCACGCACCTCGCCGAAAAGCGCAAGTGA
- the prmC gene encoding peptide chain release factor N(5)-glutamine methyltransferase translates to MTTSGGEGGGDVWTIRRVLAWASEDLKKRGFSSPRLDVELLLCNVLRQDRVGLIRDADKPLEKAELARYRELYQRRRAGEPVAYLLGVREFYGRPFRVDRRVLIPRPDTETLVEVGLLRSRHLDLSARVLDLCTGSGCVAISLAKERPTTCVIGLDLSPDAAEVARENVVRLGAVNCAIGVSDLFSALSGRRARFDLITANPPYIPDEEIAELPVDVRGFEPHLALSGGADGLSLVRRIVKEAPDHLAPGGVLALEVMAGQAPAVREIFSERGFVDVLVKKDLAGHERVVSGVWHDNPENLTSR, encoded by the coding sequence GTGACGACGTCGGGCGGCGAGGGCGGGGGGGACGTCTGGACCATCCGCCGGGTCCTCGCGTGGGCGAGCGAGGACCTGAAAAAACGCGGTTTTTCATCGCCGAGGCTCGACGTCGAGCTCTTGCTTTGCAATGTGCTCCGGCAGGACCGCGTGGGGCTCATCCGGGATGCTGACAAGCCGCTCGAAAAGGCGGAGCTTGCGCGTTATCGCGAGCTTTACCAGCGACGCCGGGCAGGCGAGCCCGTCGCCTATCTGCTCGGCGTGCGCGAGTTTTATGGCCGTCCGTTCCGGGTCGATCGGCGGGTGTTGATTCCGCGGCCCGACACCGAGACCCTGGTCGAGGTGGGCCTTTTGCGCAGCCGTCACCTCGACCTTTCGGCCCGCGTGCTCGATCTTTGCACCGGCTCGGGCTGCGTGGCCATCTCGCTGGCGAAGGAGCGGCCGACGACGTGCGTGATCGGGCTCGATCTATCGCCCGACGCGGCCGAGGTGGCCCGCGAGAACGTCGTGCGGCTCGGGGCGGTCAATTGCGCCATCGGCGTGTCGGACCTGTTCTCCGCGCTCTCGGGCCGGCGGGCGAGGTTCGATTTGATCACCGCGAACCCGCCGTACATCCCGGACGAGGAAATCGCCGAGCTGCCGGTGGACGTGAGGGGCTTCGAGCCCCACCTGGCGCTCTCCGGGGGCGCGGATGGGCTGTCTTTGGTGCGGCGGATCGTCAAGGAGGCGCCTGACCATCTGGCGCCCGGCGGCGTGCTCGCGCTCGAGGTGATGGCGGGGCAGGCGCCGGCGGTGCGAGAGATCTTCTCGGAACGAGGTTTCGTGGACGTCCTGGTGAAGAAGGACCTCGCCGGGCACGAGCGGGTGGTATCGGGGGTATGGCACGACAATCCAGAGAACTTGACAAGCCGGTGA
- a CDS encoding phosphomannomutase/phosphoglucomutase, whose protein sequence is MKIPRHIFREYDIRGIAERDLSDELARSLGRNFALTLRREAKSPSRRPRVAVGRDGRLSSERLFAALTEGLLASGADVVSVGVGPSPMLYFAAHHLETEGAVMITASHNPAPDNGFKLMRGKASFFGADIQRLADLMEADAADAEPSATRGEMSEEDVKPAYIDTVKRSSRLTRTDVKFVVDAGNGSAGPLGIATLGALGFAPEALYCDIDGRFPNHHPDPTVPANLATLRERVLATGAKLGIAWDGDGDRIGAIDETGEVVWGDKLLLLYARALLREHPGATILGEVKCSETLYADVAARGGRPIVWKTGHSLIKTKMKEEGALLAGEMSGHMFFADRWPGFDDAIYAAVRLLEIVGAEGRTLRELLADVPETFATPEIRVDCPDALKFGVVSRVVAHYRGRYPVLDIDGGRFDFGDGAWGLCRASNTQPVLVLRFEARSVERLEAVRREVEGVVAEAVRSAGGT, encoded by the coding sequence ATGAAGATCCCGCGCCATATCTTTCGCGAGTACGACATCCGAGGAATCGCCGAACGCGACCTGTCCGACGAGCTGGCTCGATCCCTCGGACGCAATTTCGCCCTCACCCTGCGCCGCGAGGCCAAGAGCCCGTCCAGGCGGCCCCGCGTCGCGGTCGGGCGGGACGGAAGGCTCTCGAGCGAGCGGCTCTTCGCCGCGCTCACCGAGGGGCTGCTCGCGTCCGGTGCGGACGTCGTGTCGGTCGGCGTCGGCCCGAGCCCGATGCTCTACTTCGCCGCGCACCACCTCGAGACCGAGGGCGCGGTGATGATCACGGCCAGCCACAACCCCGCGCCCGACAACGGCTTCAAGCTCATGCGGGGCAAGGCGTCGTTCTTCGGCGCGGACATCCAGAGGCTCGCGGATCTCATGGAGGCCGACGCCGCCGACGCCGAGCCCTCCGCGACGCGCGGCGAGATGAGCGAGGAGGACGTGAAGCCCGCGTACATCGACACCGTCAAGCGCTCGAGCCGCCTCACGCGCACCGACGTGAAGTTCGTCGTGGACGCGGGCAACGGCTCGGCCGGGCCGCTCGGCATCGCGACGCTCGGGGCCCTGGGCTTTGCGCCCGAGGCGCTCTATTGCGACATCGATGGGCGCTTTCCGAACCACCATCCGGACCCCACCGTCCCTGCAAATCTCGCGACGCTGCGCGAGCGGGTGCTCGCCACGGGCGCCAAGCTCGGCATCGCGTGGGATGGCGACGGCGACCGGATCGGGGCCATCGACGAGACGGGCGAGGTCGTCTGGGGCGACAAACTCTTGCTGCTCTATGCGCGAGCGCTCTTGCGGGAGCACCCCGGGGCGACGATCCTCGGCGAGGTGAAATGCTCGGAGACGCTCTATGCGGACGTCGCGGCGCGGGGCGGGCGCCCGATCGTATGGAAGACCGGGCATTCTTTGATCAAGACGAAGATGAAGGAAGAAGGCGCGCTGCTCGCGGGCGAGATGAGCGGGCACATGTTCTTCGCCGATCGCTGGCCGGGCTTCGACGACGCGATCTACGCGGCCGTGCGGCTGCTCGAGATCGTGGGGGCCGAGGGGCGCACGCTGCGCGAGCTGCTGGCCGACGTGCCCGAGACCTTCGCGACCCCCGAGATCCGGGTCGACTGCCCGGACGCGCTGAAGTTCGGCGTCGTGTCGAGGGTTGTCGCGCATTACCGCGGGCGCTATCCGGTGCTCGACATCGACGGCGGTCGCTTCGATTTCGGCGACGGGGCGTGGGGCCTCTGCCGGGCTTCGAACACGCAGCCCGTGCTCGTCTTGCGGTTCGAGGCCCGCTCGGTCGAGCGGCTCGAGGCGGTCCGCCGCGAGGTCGAGGGCGTGGTCGCCGAGGCGGTGAGGAGCGCAGGAGGCACGTGA
- a CDS encoding DUF4272 domain-containing protein: MIRQRSLFMARRLGYPVDVSLPLMVDGVLRDKDAVVDRMLVLDVMIGCASGLPPEIGADWVEESGIAGAVAPSEERVLAGRSDEVPVRLLDRMEALWALGWAASLFRTLDFGRICGPELAMIFGDLEDLRGVRALRKRCKLRRYEEVLAACDLARCLHRGIVIADKNGAAPPGKVQPQVIVERRRALEWMLNDQGWDDVVVRG; this comes from the coding sequence ATGATCCGTCAGCGCTCGCTGTTCATGGCGCGGCGGCTGGGGTATCCGGTCGACGTCTCGCTGCCGCTCATGGTGGACGGGGTTTTACGGGACAAGGACGCCGTGGTGGATCGGATGCTCGTGCTCGACGTGATGATCGGGTGCGCGTCCGGGCTGCCGCCGGAGATCGGCGCGGACTGGGTGGAGGAGTCGGGGATCGCGGGGGCGGTGGCGCCCTCGGAGGAGCGCGTGCTCGCGGGCCGGTCGGACGAGGTGCCGGTGAGGCTGCTCGACCGGATGGAGGCCTTGTGGGCGCTCGGCTGGGCGGCGTCGCTCTTCCGGACGCTCGATTTCGGCCGCATCTGCGGGCCCGAGCTGGCGATGATCTTCGGCGACCTCGAGGATCTGCGCGGGGTGCGGGCGCTGCGAAAGCGCTGCAAGCTCAGGCGCTACGAGGAGGTGCTCGCCGCGTGCGATCTCGCGCGATGCCTGCACCGCGGGATCGTGATTGCCGACAAGAATGGCGCCGCGCCTCCGGGCAAGGTGCAGCCGCAGGTGATCGTCGAGCGGCGACGCGCGCTCGAATGGATGCTCAATGACCAGGGCTGGGACGACGTCGTGGTCCGGGGCTGA